One genomic region from Argentina anserina chromosome 2, drPotAnse1.1, whole genome shotgun sequence encodes:
- the LOC126782719 gene encoding putative HVA22-like protein g — protein MIGSFLTRGLVMILGYAYPAYECYKTVEKNKPEIEQLRFWCQYWILVAVMTVCERVGDAFVSWVPMYSEAKLLFIIYLWFPKTKGTTYVYDSFFRPYLAKHENDIDRNLLELRTRAGDVAILYWQRAASYGQTRVFDVLQYVAAQSTPRPRPAQPQPGARGRQAPAARQPAPSPNCQPATAPQSQPEEPPSPTSSTTSSKDQREIAEALAAVPKPKAASQAAGFDTQKAPAAPESFSQSKPTEEVEAMQIDAVASTAVPESTIPPPKDTLMEGPIRQTRSSLRKTRSAAASIR, from the exons ATGATAGGTTCATTTCTTACCAGAGGACTTGT GATGATCCTTGGTTATGCTTATCCTGCCTATGAATGCTACAAAACTGTGGAAAAGAACAAGCCAGAGATCGAGCAACTTCGCTTTTGGTGCCAGTATTG GATTTTGGTGGCTGTTATGACAGTATGTGAGAGAGTTGGTGATGCTTTCGTGTCATG GGTTCCGATGTATAGTGAAGCTAAGTTGCTCTTCATCATATATCTGTGGTTTCCTAAAACAAAG GGAACAACTTATGTGTATGATTCCTTCTTTAGACCATATCTCGCAAAGCATGAGAACGATATTGATAGGAATTTGCTGGAACTAAGAACTAGGGCTGGTGATGTTGCTATTTTATACTGGCAAAGAGCTGCAAGCTATGGTCAGACAAGAGTATTTGACGTTTTGCAGTATGTTGCTGCTCAATCAACACCAAGGCCTCGCCCTGCTCAG CCACAACCAGGTGCTAGAGGTCGCCAAGCCCCTGCTGCCCGCCAGCCTGCCCCATCTCCAAATTGCCAACCAGCTACAGCGCCGCAATCCCAACCTGAAGAACCACCATCTCCCACTTCCAGTACAACTTCTAGTAAGGACCAAAGAGAGATAGCAGAAGCGTTGGCCGCTGTACCAAAGCCTAAAGCTGCTTCTCAAGCAGCAGGTTTCGATACTCAGAAAGCACCAGCTGCACCTGAATCATTTAGCCAATCTAAACCAACTGAAGAGGTGGAGGCAATGCAGATTGATGCAGTGGCATCCACTGCAGTACCTGAAAGTACAATTCCGCCCCCAAAAGATACACTAATGGAAGGTCCCATTCGGCAAACACGATCATCATTAAGGAAAACCCGTTCTGCAGCTGCATCAATCCGTTGA